One Castanea sativa cultivar Marrone di Chiusa Pesio chromosome 4, ASM4071231v1 DNA window includes the following coding sequences:
- the LOC142631172 gene encoding isoleucine--tRNA ligase, cytoplasmic isoform X1, with the protein MEEVCEGKDFSFPKHEEEILRLWTEIKAFETQLERTKGSPEYVFYDGPPFATGLPHYGHILAGTIKDIVTRYQSMNGFHVTRRFGWDCHGLPVENEIDRRLNLKKREEVLKLGIDKYNEECRSIVTRYVEEWEKIVWRTGRWIDFNNGYKTMDLSFMESVWWVFAQLYKKDLVYKGFKVMPYSTGCKTPLSNFEAGQEYRDVPDPEIMVTFPVIGDPHKAAFVAWTTTPWTLPSNLALCVNANFVYVKVRNKYSGKVYVVAESRLSALPSEKPKPNVANGSLDDSKKPNPKTKGPSTGKTGDAVDHFEVLEKVSGASLVGLKYEPLFDYFKEYSDSAFKVIADNYVTDDSGTGIVHCAPAFGEDDYRVCIENQVIIKGENLIVAVDDDGCFTTKVSDFSGQYVKDADKDIIEAVKVNGRLVKLGSFMHSYPFCPRSKTPLIYRAVPSWFVKVETLKEKLLRNNKETYWVPDFVKEKRFQNWLENARDWAVSRSRFWGTPLPIWISEDGEEVEVMDSIEKLEKLSGVKADDLHRHKIDHITIPSKRGPEYGLLRRVDDVFDCWFESGSMPYAYIHYPFENVELFENNFPGHFVAEGLDQTRGWFYTLMVLSTALFDKPAFKNLICNGLVLAEDGKKMSKSLRNYPSPLEVIDNYGADALRLYIINSPVVRAEPLRFKKEGVHGVVRDVFLPWYNAYRFLVQNAKRLEVEGLAPFIPVDQATLQNSSNVLDQWINSATQSLIYFFRQEMDGYRLYTVVPYLLKFLDNLTNIYVRFNRKRLKGRTGEEDCRMALSTLYNVLLVSCKVMAPFTPFFTEVLYQNLRKVTNGSEESIHYCRFPQEEGKRGERIEQSVVRMMTIIDLARNIRERHNKPLKTPLREMVVVHPDADFLDDIAGKLREYVLEELNVRSLVPCNDTLKYASLRAEPDFSVLGKRLGKSMGVVAKEVKAMSQENILAFEKAGEVTIAGHCLKLTDIKVVRDFKRPDGMTELEIDAAGDGDVLVILDLHADESLYEAGVAREIVNRIQKLRKKAALEPTDIVEVYFNSLDEDKSLSERVLNSQDSYIADAIGSHLLPSAVKPSHAVIICEESFHGISGMSFVISLTRPTLMFSLDAIHRLNAGNSKFAQGLETYLLSRDHTNLKSEFQLGNGKITVNCIENLPPVDLVLGEHLFLSVGDYFSGTKKSE; encoded by the exons ATGGAAGAAGTATGCGAAGGCAAAGACTTCTCCTTCCCTAAACACGAGGAGGAAATCCTCCGCCTCTGGACGGAGATCAAGGCCTTCGAGACTCAGCTCGAACGGACCAAAGGCTCGCCGGAGTACGTTTTCTACGACGGTCCGCCCTTCGCCACCGGACTCCCTCACTACGGCCACATCCTCGCCGGCACCATCAAGGACATCGTCACTCGGTACCAGTCCATGAACGGCTTCCATGTCACTCGCCGCTTCGGCTGGGACTGCCATGGCTTGCCGGTCGAGAACGAGATCGATCGCCGGCTCAATCTCAAGAAACGCGAAGAGGTTTTGAAGCTAGGGATTGATAAGTACAACGAGGAGTGCCGAAGCATTGTCACCAG GTATGTGGAGGAGTGGGAGAAGATAGTGTGGAGGACAGGGCGGTGGATTGACTTCAACAATGGGTACAAGACCATGGACTTGAGCTTCATGGAGAGTGTGTGGTGGGTCTTTGCCCAACTTTATAAAAAAGATCTTGTTTATAAGGGTTTCAAG GTCATGCCATACAGCACTGGTTGCAAGACACCTCTATCTAATTTTGAAGCCGGTCAAGAATATAGG GATGTCCCTGACCCTGAAATAATGGTGACGTTTCCAGTAATTGGTGATCCACACAAGGCGGCTTTTGTGGCTTGGACAACAACTCCATGGACCCTTCCTAGTAATCTTGCCCTTTGTGTCAATGCCAATTTTGTCTATGTGAAG GTTCGCAACAAGTACTCTGGAAAAGTATATGTGGTTGCTGAATCTCGTTTGTCAGCACTTCCTAGTGAGAAACCCAAACCAAATGTTGCTAATGGATCTCTTGATGACTCCAAAAAACCCAATCCGAAGACCAAGGGACCTTCAACTGGTAAAACTGGAGATGCTGTGGATCATTTTGAAGTGTTGGAGAAAGTCTCTGGGGCTTCATTGGTGGGATTGAA GTATGAACCactttttgattattttaaggagTACTCTGACTCTGCATTTAAAGTTATTGCGGACAATTATGTCACTGATGACAGTGGTACGGGAATTGTGCATTGTGCGCCTGCATTTGGTGAAGATGATTATCGTGTGTGCATTGAAAATCAAGTGATAATCAAg GGAGAGAACTTAATTGTGGCTGTTGATGATGATGGCTGCTTTACTACAAAAGTTTCTGATTTCAGTGGGCAGTACGTGAAAGATGCAGATAAGGATATTATTGAAGCAGTTAAG GTAAATGGTCGGCTTGTTAAGTTAGGAAGCTTTATGCAttcatatcccttttgcccgaGATCAAAAACTCCTCTGATTTATCGAGCTGTTCCAAGCTG GTTTGTTAAAGTAGAaacattgaaagagaaattgcTTAGAAACAACAAGGAGACTTACTGGGTTCCAGATTTTGTGAAG GAAAAACGGTTTCAAAATTGGCTGGAAAATGCAAGAGACTGGGCGGTTAGTAGAAGTAGATTTTGGGGTACTCCTCTTCCTATTTGGATTAGTGAAGACGGTGAGGAAGTAGAAGTCATGGATTCCATTGAGAAACTGGAAAAGCTTTCTGGTGTTAAg GCGGATGATCTGCACCGTCACAAGATTGATCATATCACCATTCCTTCTAAGCGTGGTCCTGAATATGGTCTGCTTCGACGAGTGGATGAT GTGTTTGATTGTTGGTTTGAGAGTGGGTCCATGCCTTATGCTTATATCCACTATCCCTTTGAAAATGTTGAACTCTTTGAGAACAACTTTCCTGGGCATTTTGTGGCTGAAGGACTGGATCAAACTCGTGGATG GTTCTATACTCTCATGGTGTTATCTACTGCATTATTTGATAAACCAGCATTTAAGAACCTCATTTGCAATGGACTTGTCCTGGCAGAGGATGGAAAGAAGATGAGTAAAAGTTTGAGAAACTATCCTTCGCCACTGGAAGTCATTGATAACTATGGGGCT GATGCGTTACGATTGTACATCATAAACTCCCCAGTGGTGCGTGCGGAGCCCTTACGTTTCAAAAAGGAAGGGGTTCATGGTGTT GTTAGGGATGTTTTCCTTCCTTGGTACAATGCATATAGATTCCTTGTTCAGAATGCAAAGAGACTTGAGGTTGAGGGGCTTGCACCATTCATTCCTGTTGATCAAGCCACTCTTCAAAATTCATCTAATGTGCTTGACCAGTGGATCAACTCAGCCACACagtctcttatttattttttccgcCAAGAAATGGATGGTTATCGCCTTTACACG GTGGTTCCATATCTCTTGAAGTTTCTTGACAACCTTACAAACATATATGTCCGGTTCAACCGTAAGAGACTTAAAGGTCGTACTGGTGAAGAAGATTGTAGGATGGCGCTTTCAACTCTTTATAAT GTCCTTCTAGTTTCATGTAAAGTGATGGCACCATTCACACCATTCTTCACTGAAGTTCTATATCAAAATCTTCGAAAAGTTACCAATGGGTCAGAGGAAAGTATTCATTATTGCAGATTTCCTCAAGAAGAGGGGAAG AGGGGTGAACGAATTGAACAAAGTGTTGTGAGGATGATGACTATTATTGATCTCGCCCGCAACATTCGTGAGCGTCACAACAAACCTCTTAAAACACCACTAAG GGAGATGGTAGTAGTTCACCCTGATGCAGACTTTCTTGATGACATAGCTGGAAAGTTAAGAGAG TATGTGCTAGAAGAACTTAATGTGCGTTCTCTCGTGCCATGCAATGATACCTTGAAGTATGCTTCTTTACGTGCCGAACCTGATTTTAG TGTATTAGGTAAGCGGCTTGGAAAATCTATGGGAGTAGTTGCCAAGGAAGTCAAAGCCATGTCACAGGAAAATATTTTAGCCTTTGAGAAAGCCGGGGAAGTTACTATAGCAGGTCATTGTTTGAAGCTAACTGATATTAAG GTTGTTCGGGATTTCAAACGTCCTGATGGAATGACAGAGTTGGAGATTGATGCGGCTGGAGATG GTGATGTTTTAGTGATTTTGGATTTACATGCGGATGAGTCATTGTATGAGGCTGGTGTTGCTCGTGAG ATTGTGAATAGAATTCAGAAGTTACGGAAGAAAGCTGCATTGGAACCTACTGACATAGTTGAGGTTTACTTCAACTCATTGGATGAAGATAAATCACTCTCAGAGCGAGTTTTGAATTCACAG GATTCCTACATTGCAGATGCGATTGGTTCCCATTTGCTTCCTTCTGCCGTGAAGCCATCACATGCG
- the LOC142631172 gene encoding isoleucine--tRNA ligase, cytoplasmic isoform X2, with the protein MEEVCEGKDFSFPKHEEEILRLWTEIKAFETQLERTKGSPEYVFYDGPPFATGLPHYGHILAGTIKDIVTRYQSMNGFHVTRRFGWDCHGLPVENEIDRRLNLKKREEVLKLGIDKYNEECRSIVTRYVEEWEKIVWRTGRWIDFNNGYKTMDLSFMESVWWVFAQLYKKDLVYKGFKVMPYSTGCKTPLSNFEAGQEYRDVPDPEIMVTFPVIGDPHKAAFVAWTTTPWTLPSNLALCVNANFVYVKVRNKYSGKVYVVAESRLSALPSEKPKPNVANGSLDDSKKPNPKTKGPSTGKTGDAVDHFEVLEKVSGASLVGLKYEPLFDYFKEYSDSAFKVIADNYVTDDSGTGIVHCAPAFGEDDYRVCIENQVIIKGENLIVAVDDDGCFTTKVSDFSGQYVKDADKDIIEAVKVNGRLVKLGSFMHSYPFCPRSKTPLIYRAVPSWFVKVETLKEKLLRNNKETYWVPDFVKEKRFQNWLENARDWAVSRSRFWGTPLPIWISEDGEEVEVMDSIEKLEKLSGVKADDLHRHKIDHITIPSKRGPEYGLLRRVDDVFDCWFESGSMPYAYIHYPFENVELFENNFPGHFVAEGLDQTRGWFYTLMVLSTALFDKPAFKNLICNGLVLAEDGKKMSKSLRNYPSPLEVIDNYGADALRLYIINSPVVRAEPLRFKKEGVHGVVRDVFLPWYNAYRFLVQNAKRLEVEGLAPFIPVDQATLQNSSNVLDQWINSATQSLIYFFRQEMDGYRLYTVVPYLLKFLDNLTNIYVRFNRKRLKGRTGEEDCRMALSTLYNVLLVSCKVMAPFTPFFTEVLYQNLRKVTNGSEESIHYCRFPQEEGKRGERIEQSVVRMMTIIDLARNIRERHNKPLKTPLREMVVVHPDADFLDDIAGKLREYVLEELNVRSLVPCNDTLKYASLRAEPDFSVLGKRLGKSMGVVAKEVKAMSQENILAFEKAGEVTIAGHCLKLTDIKVVRDFKRPDGMTELEIDAAGDGDVLVILDLHADESLYEAGVAREIVNRIQKLRKKAALEPTDIVEVYFNSLDEDKSLSERVLNSQDSYIADAIGSHLLPSAVKPSHAVIICEESFHGISGMSFVISLTRPTLMFSLDAIHRLNAGLETYLLSRDHTNLKSEFQLGNGKITVNCIENLPPVDLVLGEHLFLSVGDYFSGTKKSE; encoded by the exons ATGGAAGAAGTATGCGAAGGCAAAGACTTCTCCTTCCCTAAACACGAGGAGGAAATCCTCCGCCTCTGGACGGAGATCAAGGCCTTCGAGACTCAGCTCGAACGGACCAAAGGCTCGCCGGAGTACGTTTTCTACGACGGTCCGCCCTTCGCCACCGGACTCCCTCACTACGGCCACATCCTCGCCGGCACCATCAAGGACATCGTCACTCGGTACCAGTCCATGAACGGCTTCCATGTCACTCGCCGCTTCGGCTGGGACTGCCATGGCTTGCCGGTCGAGAACGAGATCGATCGCCGGCTCAATCTCAAGAAACGCGAAGAGGTTTTGAAGCTAGGGATTGATAAGTACAACGAGGAGTGCCGAAGCATTGTCACCAG GTATGTGGAGGAGTGGGAGAAGATAGTGTGGAGGACAGGGCGGTGGATTGACTTCAACAATGGGTACAAGACCATGGACTTGAGCTTCATGGAGAGTGTGTGGTGGGTCTTTGCCCAACTTTATAAAAAAGATCTTGTTTATAAGGGTTTCAAG GTCATGCCATACAGCACTGGTTGCAAGACACCTCTATCTAATTTTGAAGCCGGTCAAGAATATAGG GATGTCCCTGACCCTGAAATAATGGTGACGTTTCCAGTAATTGGTGATCCACACAAGGCGGCTTTTGTGGCTTGGACAACAACTCCATGGACCCTTCCTAGTAATCTTGCCCTTTGTGTCAATGCCAATTTTGTCTATGTGAAG GTTCGCAACAAGTACTCTGGAAAAGTATATGTGGTTGCTGAATCTCGTTTGTCAGCACTTCCTAGTGAGAAACCCAAACCAAATGTTGCTAATGGATCTCTTGATGACTCCAAAAAACCCAATCCGAAGACCAAGGGACCTTCAACTGGTAAAACTGGAGATGCTGTGGATCATTTTGAAGTGTTGGAGAAAGTCTCTGGGGCTTCATTGGTGGGATTGAA GTATGAACCactttttgattattttaaggagTACTCTGACTCTGCATTTAAAGTTATTGCGGACAATTATGTCACTGATGACAGTGGTACGGGAATTGTGCATTGTGCGCCTGCATTTGGTGAAGATGATTATCGTGTGTGCATTGAAAATCAAGTGATAATCAAg GGAGAGAACTTAATTGTGGCTGTTGATGATGATGGCTGCTTTACTACAAAAGTTTCTGATTTCAGTGGGCAGTACGTGAAAGATGCAGATAAGGATATTATTGAAGCAGTTAAG GTAAATGGTCGGCTTGTTAAGTTAGGAAGCTTTATGCAttcatatcccttttgcccgaGATCAAAAACTCCTCTGATTTATCGAGCTGTTCCAAGCTG GTTTGTTAAAGTAGAaacattgaaagagaaattgcTTAGAAACAACAAGGAGACTTACTGGGTTCCAGATTTTGTGAAG GAAAAACGGTTTCAAAATTGGCTGGAAAATGCAAGAGACTGGGCGGTTAGTAGAAGTAGATTTTGGGGTACTCCTCTTCCTATTTGGATTAGTGAAGACGGTGAGGAAGTAGAAGTCATGGATTCCATTGAGAAACTGGAAAAGCTTTCTGGTGTTAAg GCGGATGATCTGCACCGTCACAAGATTGATCATATCACCATTCCTTCTAAGCGTGGTCCTGAATATGGTCTGCTTCGACGAGTGGATGAT GTGTTTGATTGTTGGTTTGAGAGTGGGTCCATGCCTTATGCTTATATCCACTATCCCTTTGAAAATGTTGAACTCTTTGAGAACAACTTTCCTGGGCATTTTGTGGCTGAAGGACTGGATCAAACTCGTGGATG GTTCTATACTCTCATGGTGTTATCTACTGCATTATTTGATAAACCAGCATTTAAGAACCTCATTTGCAATGGACTTGTCCTGGCAGAGGATGGAAAGAAGATGAGTAAAAGTTTGAGAAACTATCCTTCGCCACTGGAAGTCATTGATAACTATGGGGCT GATGCGTTACGATTGTACATCATAAACTCCCCAGTGGTGCGTGCGGAGCCCTTACGTTTCAAAAAGGAAGGGGTTCATGGTGTT GTTAGGGATGTTTTCCTTCCTTGGTACAATGCATATAGATTCCTTGTTCAGAATGCAAAGAGACTTGAGGTTGAGGGGCTTGCACCATTCATTCCTGTTGATCAAGCCACTCTTCAAAATTCATCTAATGTGCTTGACCAGTGGATCAACTCAGCCACACagtctcttatttattttttccgcCAAGAAATGGATGGTTATCGCCTTTACACG GTGGTTCCATATCTCTTGAAGTTTCTTGACAACCTTACAAACATATATGTCCGGTTCAACCGTAAGAGACTTAAAGGTCGTACTGGTGAAGAAGATTGTAGGATGGCGCTTTCAACTCTTTATAAT GTCCTTCTAGTTTCATGTAAAGTGATGGCACCATTCACACCATTCTTCACTGAAGTTCTATATCAAAATCTTCGAAAAGTTACCAATGGGTCAGAGGAAAGTATTCATTATTGCAGATTTCCTCAAGAAGAGGGGAAG AGGGGTGAACGAATTGAACAAAGTGTTGTGAGGATGATGACTATTATTGATCTCGCCCGCAACATTCGTGAGCGTCACAACAAACCTCTTAAAACACCACTAAG GGAGATGGTAGTAGTTCACCCTGATGCAGACTTTCTTGATGACATAGCTGGAAAGTTAAGAGAG TATGTGCTAGAAGAACTTAATGTGCGTTCTCTCGTGCCATGCAATGATACCTTGAAGTATGCTTCTTTACGTGCCGAACCTGATTTTAG TGTATTAGGTAAGCGGCTTGGAAAATCTATGGGAGTAGTTGCCAAGGAAGTCAAAGCCATGTCACAGGAAAATATTTTAGCCTTTGAGAAAGCCGGGGAAGTTACTATAGCAGGTCATTGTTTGAAGCTAACTGATATTAAG GTTGTTCGGGATTTCAAACGTCCTGATGGAATGACAGAGTTGGAGATTGATGCGGCTGGAGATG GTGATGTTTTAGTGATTTTGGATTTACATGCGGATGAGTCATTGTATGAGGCTGGTGTTGCTCGTGAG ATTGTGAATAGAATTCAGAAGTTACGGAAGAAAGCTGCATTGGAACCTACTGACATAGTTGAGGTTTACTTCAACTCATTGGATGAAGATAAATCACTCTCAGAGCGAGTTTTGAATTCACAG GATTCCTACATTGCAGATGCGATTGGTTCCCATTTGCTTCCTTCTGCCGTGAAGCCATCACATGCG